Proteins found in one Triticum aestivum cultivar Chinese Spring chromosome 4D, IWGSC CS RefSeq v2.1, whole genome shotgun sequence genomic segment:
- the LOC123098308 gene encoding putative cysteine proteinase inhibitor 7, which translates to MRTSITLVIGVAAIIYAVAMPATAMPGGWEHIRNINDPKIQGLGNWAVGEHVKQAGGRLRFSKVVLGTVQVVSGFNYRLLVQALNVAGKKDAYKVEVYEAAANKGRKLVSFTPVAEEA; encoded by the coding sequence ATGAGGACCAGCATCACCCTCGTCATCGGGGTGGCCGCCATCATCTACGCGGTCGCCATGCCCGCCACGGCGATGCCCGGCGGGTGGGAACACATCCGTAACATCAACGACCCGAAGATCCAGGGGCTCGGCAATTGGGCGGTGGGGGAGCACGTGAAGCAGGCGGGCGGCCGGCTCAGGTTCAGCAAGGTGGTGCTGGGCACGGTGCAGGTGGTGTCAGGCTTCAACTACCGGCTCCTCGTCCAGGCGCTGAACGTCGCCGGCAAGAAGGACGCGTACAAGGTGGAGGTGTACGAGGCGGCGGCCAACAAAGGCCGCAAGCTCGTCTCCTTCACCCCGGTCGCCGAAGAGGCGTAG